A part of Capsicum annuum cultivar UCD-10X-F1 chromosome 6, UCD10Xv1.1, whole genome shotgun sequence genomic DNA contains:
- the LOC107874005 gene encoding uncharacterized protein LOC107874005: MAPHGEPISKSSYVRTKNLSKPPRLSNDNLQRTMSDISFEWMNKDTITPIDSSNDLPPISEVENAKCECCGMSEEFTHEYIDRVRKKYSGKWICGLCSEAVKEEAEKNGGKNEEALSTHMCAHSKFNKFGRAYPVLYQAEAMREMLKKSARDGRGILRAKSISPRDKIVTKRGTTGIARSTSCIPAITKEINELN; this comes from the coding sequence ATGGCACCCCATGGAGAACCAATTTCCAAATCCTCCTACGTCCGAACAAAAAACCTTAGCAAGCCCCCTAGACTCTCCAACGACAATTTACAACGTACAATGTCCGATATCTCGTTCGAGTGGATGAACAAAGACACAATTACCCCTATTGACTCCTCAAATGATCTCCCACCTATATCCGAAGTTGAAAATGCGAAATGTGAGTGTTGTGGAATGAGCGAAGAATTCACACATGAATATATTGACCGCGTCAGAAAAAAATATTCGGGCAAGTGGATATGCGGACTATGCAGCGAAGCAGTAAAAGAAGAAGCGgagaaaaatggaggaaaaaatgaAGAAGCGTTGAGTACACATATGTGTGCTCATagcaaatttaataaatttggtAGGGCTTATCCTGTACTTTATCAAGCTGAAGCAATGAGGGAAATGTTGAAGAAAAGTGCTAGAGATGGAAGGGGAATTCTTAGAGCTAAATCTATAAGTCCAAGGGACAAAATTGTCACAAAGAGGGGTACTACTGGGATTGCAAGAAGTACTAGCTGCATTCCTGCAATTACTAAGGAGATCAACGAGCTTAATTAA